In Afipia sp. GAS231, a single window of DNA contains:
- the nuoG gene encoding NADH-quinone oxidoreductase subunit NuoG codes for MTKLIVDGKEIDVPAEYTLLQACEAAGAEIPRFCYHERLSIAGNCRMCLVEVKGGPKPVASCAWAVRDCRPGPKGEPPEISTRSPMVKKAREGVMEFLLINHPLDCPICDQGGECDLQDQAMGYGVDTSRFAENKRAVEDKYLGALVKTSMNRCIQCTRCVRFSAEVCGAPEMGATGRGEDMEITTYLESALTSELQGNLVDICPVGALTSKPYAFAARPWELGKTQSVDVMDGVGSAIRVDTRGREVMRILPRINEAVNEEWISDKTRHIVDGLRTQRLDRPYIRENGQLRAASWPEAFAAIAAKAGRIDGKRIGAVAGDVAAVEEMFALKELLAKCGSSNLAVQGGDAFDPKLGRGAYIFNPTIAGIEQADALLIIGSNPRKEAAVLNARIRKRWRSGQLKIGVIGAKADLTYDYDYLGAGTDSLSELAAGKNAFADVLKGAKKPIVMVGAGSLARHDGAAVLALAAKIAADFGALKDGWNGFGVLQDTASRTGALDVGFTAGSGGLSLAQMTTFGTLDVLFLLGADEVKVPDGTFVVYIGTHGDRGAHRADVILPGAAYTEKSGIYVNTEGRAQIANRAAFPPGEAREDWAVIRALSDVLGKKLPYDSLQALRQAMFKAAPHLMRLDQIEPGRADDVKSLGAKGGSVDKTPFKTSVEDFYLTNPIARASAVMAECSRLASGQMLTAAE; via the coding sequence ATGACCAAACTCATCGTCGATGGCAAAGAGATCGATGTGCCCGCGGAATACACGCTGCTGCAGGCGTGTGAAGCCGCAGGCGCCGAAATTCCACGCTTCTGCTACCACGAGCGGCTGTCGATCGCCGGCAATTGCCGGATGTGCCTCGTCGAGGTGAAGGGCGGCCCGAAGCCGGTGGCAAGCTGCGCCTGGGCCGTGCGCGACTGCCGTCCCGGACCCAAGGGCGAGCCGCCGGAAATCTCGACGCGTTCGCCGATGGTCAAGAAGGCGCGCGAAGGCGTGATGGAATTCCTGCTGATCAACCACCCGCTGGATTGCCCGATCTGCGACCAGGGCGGCGAGTGCGACCTGCAGGACCAGGCGATGGGTTACGGCGTCGACACCTCGCGCTTTGCCGAGAACAAGCGCGCGGTCGAGGACAAGTATCTCGGCGCGCTGGTCAAGACCTCGATGAACCGCTGCATCCAGTGCACGCGCTGCGTCCGCTTCTCCGCCGAAGTCTGCGGCGCGCCCGAAATGGGCGCGACCGGCCGCGGCGAGGACATGGAGATCACGACCTATCTGGAATCGGCGCTGACCTCCGAATTGCAGGGCAACCTGGTCGACATCTGCCCGGTCGGTGCGCTGACCTCGAAGCCGTATGCGTTCGCCGCGCGCCCGTGGGAGCTCGGCAAGACCCAGTCGGTCGACGTCATGGACGGCGTCGGCTCGGCCATCCGCGTCGATACCCGCGGCCGCGAGGTGATGCGGATCCTGCCGCGCATCAACGAGGCCGTGAACGAGGAATGGATTTCCGACAAGACCCGCCACATCGTCGACGGCTTGCGCACCCAGCGGCTCGACCGGCCCTATATCCGTGAGAACGGCCAGCTCCGCGCTGCCTCCTGGCCGGAAGCCTTTGCCGCGATCGCCGCCAAGGCCGGCCGGATCGACGGCAAGCGCATCGGCGCGGTCGCCGGTGACGTCGCCGCGGTCGAAGAGATGTTCGCGCTGAAGGAGCTGCTGGCGAAATGCGGCTCGTCCAATCTCGCGGTGCAGGGCGGCGACGCCTTCGATCCGAAGCTGGGCCGCGGTGCCTACATCTTCAATCCCACGATTGCCGGGATCGAGCAGGCCGATGCGCTCTTGATCATCGGCTCCAACCCGCGCAAGGAAGCCGCCGTTCTCAACGCGCGGATCCGCAAGCGCTGGCGTTCGGGCCAGCTCAAGATCGGCGTGATCGGCGCCAAGGCCGATCTCACCTACGATTACGACTATCTCGGTGCGGGCACGGATTCGCTCAGCGAACTCGCCGCCGGCAAGAATGCCTTCGCCGACGTGCTGAAGGGCGCCAAGAAGCCGATCGTGATGGTCGGCGCCGGTTCGCTGGCGCGCCATGACGGCGCCGCGGTGCTGGCGCTCGCCGCCAAGATCGCGGCCGATTTCGGCGCGCTCAAGGACGGCTGGAACGGTTTTGGCGTGCTGCAGGACACGGCATCGCGCACCGGCGCGCTCGATGTCGGCTTTACGGCCGGCAGCGGCGGCCTCAGCCTGGCGCAGATGACGACCTTCGGCACGCTCGACGTGCTGTTTCTGCTCGGCGCCGACGAGGTCAAAGTGCCCGACGGCACCTTCGTGGTCTATATCGGCACCCATGGCGACCGCGGCGCGCATCGCGCCGACGTCATCCTGCCGGGTGCGGCCTATACCGAAAAGTCCGGCATCTATGTCAACACCGAGGGCAGGGCGCAGATCGCCAACCGTGCGGCGTTCCCGCCCGGTGAGGCGCGTGAGGACTGGGCGGTGATCCGCGCGCTGTCCGACGTGCTCGGCAAAAAGCTGCCCTATGACTCGTTGCAGGCGCTGCGCCAGGCCATGTTCAAGGCGGCGCCGCACCTGATGCGGCTCGACCAGATCGAGCCCGGCAGGGCCGACGACGTGAAGTCGCTCGGCGCCAAGGGCGGCAGCGTCGACAAGACCCCGTTCAAGACCTCGGTCGAGGACTTTTATCTCACCAACCCGATCGCGCGGGCATCGGCGGTGATGGCGGAATGTTCCCGGCTGGCGTCCGGGCAAATGCTGACGGCAGCGGAGTGA
- the nuoF gene encoding NADH-quinone oxidoreductase subunit NuoF encodes MLDDKDRIFKNLYGLHDWGLEGARRRGAWDGTKAIIDKGRDWIISEMKASGLRGRGGAGFPTGLKWSFMPKESTDGRPSYLVVNADESEPGTCKDREIMRHDPHLLVEGCLIASFAMGAHACYIYVRGEFIREREHLQAAIDQAYEAKLVGKDNTNGWPFDIYVAHGAGAYICGEETALLESLEGKKGQPRLKPPFPANVGLYGCPTTVNNVESIAVAPDILRRGAAWFAAIGRPNNVGTKLFCISGHVERPCNVEEAMGLTFRELIERHCGGIRGGWDNLKAVIPGGSSVRMVPAELIIDTPMDFDSLSKLRSGLGTAAVIVMDKSTDLIRAIARISYFYKHESCGQCTPCREGTGWMWRVLNRMADGRAHKREIDMLLEVTKQVEGHTICALGDAAAWPIQGLIAHFRHEIEERIDQYSHKADIDDIGVRDPVNMVAAE; translated from the coding sequence ATGCTCGACGACAAGGATCGCATCTTCAAGAACCTCTACGGCCTCCACGACTGGGGCCTCGAGGGCGCGCGCCGCCGTGGCGCCTGGGACGGCACCAAGGCGATCATCGACAAGGGCCGCGACTGGATCATCAGCGAGATGAAGGCGTCGGGCCTGCGCGGGCGCGGCGGGGCCGGCTTTCCGACCGGGCTGAAATGGTCGTTCATGCCCAAGGAATCCACCGACGGGCGGCCGAGCTACCTCGTCGTCAACGCCGACGAGTCCGAGCCCGGCACCTGCAAGGACCGCGAGATCATGCGGCACGATCCGCATCTTCTGGTCGAAGGCTGCCTGATCGCGAGCTTCGCGATGGGCGCGCATGCCTGCTACATCTATGTGCGCGGCGAGTTCATCCGCGAGCGCGAGCACCTGCAGGCCGCGATCGACCAGGCCTATGAGGCCAAGCTGGTCGGCAAGGACAACACCAACGGCTGGCCGTTCGACATCTATGTCGCGCACGGCGCCGGCGCCTATATCTGCGGCGAAGAGACCGCACTTCTGGAAAGTCTCGAGGGCAAGAAGGGCCAGCCGCGGCTGAAGCCGCCATTCCCGGCCAATGTCGGCCTCTATGGCTGCCCGACCACCGTCAACAACGTCGAATCCATCGCGGTCGCACCCGACATTCTGCGGCGCGGCGCGGCGTGGTTCGCCGCGATCGGCCGTCCCAACAATGTCGGCACCAAACTGTTTTGCATTTCCGGCCATGTCGAGCGGCCCTGCAACGTCGAAGAGGCGATGGGGCTGACGTTCCGCGAGCTGATCGAACGCCATTGCGGCGGCATCCGCGGCGGCTGGGACAACCTCAAGGCGGTGATTCCCGGCGGTTCGTCGGTGCGCATGGTGCCGGCCGAGCTGATCATCGACACGCCGATGGATTTCGACAGCCTCAGCAAGCTGCGCTCGGGCCTCGGCACCGCCGCCGTGATCGTGATGGACAAGTCGACCGACCTGATCCGGGCGATCGCGCGGATCTCCTATTTCTACAAGCACGAGAGCTGCGGCCAGTGCACGCCGTGCCGCGAAGGCACCGGCTGGATGTGGCGGGTGTTGAACCGCATGGCGGATGGCCGCGCCCACAAGCGCGAGATCGACATGCTCTTGGAAGTCACCAAGCAGGTCGAAGGCCACACCATCTGCGCGCTCGGCGACGCCGCGGCCTGGCCAATCCAGGGCCTGATCGCGCATTTCCGTCACGAGATCGAAGAACGTATCGACCAGTATTCGCACAAGGCCGACATCGACGATATCGGCGTGCGCGACCCCGTCAACATGGTGGCGGCGGAGTAA
- the nuoE gene encoding NADH-quinone oxidoreductase subunit NuoE: MSVRRLAPKELQPASFSFSDENLAWAKAQIAKYPPGRQASAVIAILWRVQEQHEGWVSEAAIRAVADLLDMAYIRVLEIATFYTMFQLQPVGKKAHVQVCGTTPCRLRGAGDIIEVCQSRIHHDPFHLSKDGNFSWEEVECLGACVNAPMVLIWKDTYEDLTKENFGKVLDGFASGNPPKPGPQIDRQFSAPVGGPTTLKEST, encoded by the coding sequence ATGTCCGTCCGCCGCCTCGCACCGAAGGAATTGCAGCCCGCGAGCTTCTCGTTTTCGGACGAGAACCTTGCCTGGGCGAAAGCGCAGATCGCCAAATATCCGCCCGGCCGCCAGGCTTCGGCGGTGATTGCGATCCTGTGGCGGGTGCAGGAACAGCATGAGGGCTGGGTTTCGGAAGCGGCGATCCGCGCCGTCGCCGACCTGCTCGACATGGCCTACATCCGCGTGCTGGAGATCGCGACCTTCTACACCATGTTCCAGCTGCAGCCGGTCGGCAAGAAGGCCCACGTCCAGGTCTGCGGCACCACGCCGTGCCGCCTGCGCGGCGCCGGTGACATCATCGAAGTTTGCCAGAGCCGCATCCACCACGATCCCTTCCACCTGTCGAAGGACGGCAACTTCTCCTGGGAAGAGGTCGAGTGCTTGGGGGCCTGCGTGAACGCGCCGATGGTGCTGATCTGGAAGGACACCTACGAGGACCTGACCAAGGAAAACTTCGGCAAGGTGCTTGATGGCTTTGCGTCGGGCAATCCGCCGAAGCCGGGCCCGCAGATCGACCGCCAGTTCTCTGCTCCCGTGGGCGGCCCGACCACGCTGAAGGAATCCACATGA